CGTTCGCCGGTTCGAGAGCGGCGAGAGAAACTCGTGCAGCAGGTACCCGTGGGCCGCGTGGATCTCGACGACGTCGAATCCGACGCGCAGCGCCCGTGCCGCGGCATCGGCGAACGCGCGAATCACGCCGGCGATGTCCGCCGCGGTCATCTGGCGCGGCGTCCGGTAAGTGTCGCTGAACGGGATCGGACTGGGCGCGATCGGCGTCCATCCGCCGTCGTCATCTGGAATCGCCGCAATCCCCTCCCAGGGCCGCCGCGTGCTCGCCTTGCGCCCGGCGTGCGCGAACTGGATGCCGGCGGCCGCGCCCTGGGCCTTGATGAAGGCCGCCGCGGGCGCGAGCGCCTCGGCGTGCGCGTCCGACCAGATCCCGAGATCCTGCGGCGAGATGCGGCCTTCCGCGGTCACGGCCGACGCTTCGGTGAAGACGAGGCCCGCCCCGCCGATCGCCCGGCTGCCGAGGTGCACGAGGTGCCACTCCGTCGCCAGGCCGTCCCGCGCTTCGCAGGAGTACTGGCACATCGGGGAGACCACGATGCGATTGCGGAGGGTAAGGCCGCGGATCGGGAGGGGCCGGAACAGGTCCGGCGGCGCGGCCGCCGCGGCCGGCCCGGCGGGCGGGGCCTGCGATCCGGACGGCGTTGGTTGCGGCACGGTCATGGCGAATCCCCCTCCCGGGACGATGGCAGATACGTGGCGAGTTCCTCTGTCTCGAACGCGCACGGCGGTCCTCCTAATCCCGGCTCTCGTGGCGCGGACGCAGGGCTCCTTTCCTCCGCGGCGGTAGTCATTATCCACTCAACCGTTCGGAGGTGGACCCAGTGGGACCGCTCGATCGCACGCTCTTTCGGCGGGTCGATCACATCGGCGTCATCGTCGCCGACCTCGACGAGCAGAAACGGTGGCTCGGCGAGATTTTCGGACTGCCCGTTACGCGGGAGCTCAACTTCCCGGAGACCAGGCTCAAGGCCGCCTTCTACGGCTGCGGCGGGGTGGACATCGAGATGATTCAAGTCGACGATCCCGTGGTGCGCCAGAAGCGGCTCGGTGAGGGCAACCGCGCGCGGATCGAGCACATCGCGGTCGAAGTGGACGACATTCCGGCGGTGCTCAAGAAACTCGCCGCGCTCGGCGTCCGGACCACCGAGCCCGAGCCCCGGAAGATCGGCGACCGGCTGAATGTCTGGACGGTCGCCGAGACGACGGGAGGCGTGTCCTACCAGCTGATTCAGCGCACGTAGCGCCGCGCGGAGGGGGCCCGCCGCACGCCGGAGAAGCCCGCTTCATCCGCACGGCCGTGTCGAGGTGACGTTCATGGACGAACTGAACACGCTGAAGGAGCGCGTCTGCGTGGAGATCGATGCGGCGCGCGAAGAGTTCGTCGCGCTCAGCCGGCGCATCCACCAGAATCCCGAGCTCGGGCTCAACGAGCATCAGGCCGCCGAATGGATCGGGGCGATGCTGGGCGAGGCCGGTTTCTCGGTCGAGCGCCCGATCGCCGGCCTCGCGACGGCGTTCCGCGCCGATGCGCGCGGTAGTGCGGCCAGGCCGCACGTCGCGCTGCTCGCGGAGTACGACGCGCTGGCCGGTCTCGGGCACGCCTGCGGGCACAACCTGATCAGCATGGCCAGCGTCGGCGCCGCCGTGGCGCTGCGCCGCGCGGTGAAGCGGCTGCCCGGGACGCTCACGGTGCTCGGGACGCCGGCCGAAGAGACGATGGGCGGCAAGGTCGTCATGGTCGAGCAGGGCGTCTTCGACGGCGTCGACGCGGCGATGATGTTCCATCCCTCGCGCAACAACTGGTGGACGCGCGGAGCGCTGGCCGCGCAGTCGCTGGTCATGAAGTTTCACGGCCGGCCCGCGCACGCGGCCGCGATGCCGGAGAAGGGCATCAACGCGCTCAACGCGTTGCTCCTCACCTACCATGCCATCGACTCGCTGCGCCAGCACGTGCCGAGCGACGTGCGCATCCACGGCATTATTACGAAGGGCGGGGACGCGCCGAACGTCGTGCCGGCCTACGCCGAGGGCGACTTTCTCGTCCGGGCCGCGGCGCGCTCAACGCTGGCCGAGGTCATGGCGAAGGTCAAGCGATGCGCCGAAGGGGCCGCCGCGCAGACCGGCGCGCGCGTGGAGTTCGGGCAGGGTCTGGTCTACGCCG
The sequence above is drawn from the bacterium genome and encodes:
- a CDS encoding NADH:flavin oxidoreductase/NADH oxidase, whose protein sequence is MTVPQPTPSGSQAPPAGPAAAAAPPDLFRPLPIRGLTLRNRIVVSPMCQYSCEARDGLATEWHLVHLGSRAIGGAGLVFTEASAVTAEGRISPQDLGIWSDAHAEALAPAAAFIKAQGAAAGIQFAHAGRKASTRRPWEGIAAIPDDDGGWTPIAPSPIPFSDTYRTPRQMTAADIAGVIRAFADAAARALRVGFDVVEIHAAHGYLLHEFLSPLSNRRTDRYGGAFENRIRLLAEVVDGVRSVWPQERPLSVRLSCTDWVPGGWDIDETVRLSGELARRGVDVIDTSSGGLSPAQEIPLGPGYHVPFAERIRREAGTLTMAVGLITTAEQAQEIVAEGRADLVALARELLRDPYFPMHAAKALGHPDAAPWPVQYVRAK
- a CDS encoding VOC family protein gives rise to the protein MGPLDRTLFRRVDHIGVIVADLDEQKRWLGEIFGLPVTRELNFPETRLKAAFYGCGGVDIEMIQVDDPVVRQKRLGEGNRARIEHIAVEVDDIPAVLKKLAALGVRTTEPEPRKIGDRLNVWTVAETTGGVSYQLIQRT
- a CDS encoding M20 family metallopeptidase; the encoded protein is MDELNTLKERVCVEIDAAREEFVALSRRIHQNPELGLNEHQAAEWIGAMLGEAGFSVERPIAGLATAFRADARGSAARPHVALLAEYDALAGLGHACGHNLISMASVGAAVALRRAVKRLPGTLTVLGTPAEETMGGKVVMVEQGVFDGVDAAMMFHPSRNNWWTRGALAAQSLVMKFHGRPAHAAAMPEKGINALNALLLTYHAIDSLRQHVPSDVRIHGIITKGGDAPNVVPAYAEGDFLVRAAARSTLAEVMAKVKRCAEGAAAQTGARVEFGQGLVYAERYNNQVLAGLFAGNMGRIGIEGEQPPSQGGVGSSDIGNVSMVCPTIHPYLKIADDVSGHTEEFREAAGAPRGYEAMLAAAKGLAMTALDVFYRPDAVPAMWNEFKATVPRA